Proteins from a single region of Methanobacteriaceae archaeon:
- the psmB gene encoding archaeal proteasome endopeptidase complex subunit beta yields the protein MNDENRLKGTTTVGLTCKDGVVFATETRATMGNLIAHKVADKIFKIDDHIGATIAGAVSDAQSLMKYISAEVALFRLRNGKRINVEAAATLTSNILHSSRFYPFYVQTLLGGVDDKGPALFSLDPTGGVIRDPMIATGSGSPVAYGVLEDRYSADLYVEEGVDVAIRAIKSAMERDAFSGNGILVATITEEEGFKKFSDEEVNKKIKEIN from the coding sequence ATGAATGATGAAAATCGACTTAAAGGCACTACAACTGTTGGTTTAACCTGTAAGGACGGAGTTGTTTTTGCTACCGAAACCAGAGCCACCATGGGGAATCTCATAGCCCACAAAGTGGCTGACAAGATCTTCAAAATAGATGATCACATTGGAGCCACCATTGCTGGTGCTGTTTCAGATGCTCAAAGCCTGATGAAATACATCAGCGCTGAAGTTGCACTTTTCAGACTCCGAAACGGTAAAAGAATCAACGTAGAAGCCGCAGCAACCCTCACCTCCAATATATTACACTCATCCAGATTTTACCCATTCTATGTTCAAACACTTCTAGGAGGGGTGGATGATAAAGGTCCTGCTCTTTTCTCCCTGGATCCAACTGGAGGAGTTATCCGGGATCCAATGATTGCCACTGGCTCAGGATCACCGGTAGCCTATGGTGTACTGGAAGACCGCTACAGTGCAGATCTTTATGTTGAAGAAGGAGTAGATGTGGCTATTCGCGCCATAAAATCTGCCATGGAGAGGGATGCCTTTTCAGGCAATGGAATACTGGTGGCTACCATCACCGAGGAAGAGGGGTTCAAAAAATTTTCTGATGAAGAAGTAAACAAAAAAATAAAAGAAATAAACTAG
- a CDS encoding formate--phosphoribosylaminoimidazolecarboxamide ligase: protein MGKVNRDEILSILDEYNKDEITIATLGSHTSLHMLKGAKDEGFRTAVVCEKGREVPYQRFRVADEFIMVDHFKDIVNQEVQEELRDMNSIIIPHGSFVAYAGLDRVENDFVVPMFGNRDILRWESERDLERKLMVESGIRIPQKYHDPADIDRTVMVKFPGARGGRGYFVASSTEEYHEKIDTMLQRNWIGEEDVAKAHIEEYVSGCNYCIHFFYSALNDEVEVLGMDSRYESNIDGLCRIPAKDQLDIGLDPSYVITGNHPVVMRESLLPQVFDIGDKLVEGAKKLVPPGMNGPFCLQSLCNDDLEIIVFEMSARTDGGSNTFMHTSSYSYLLFGELMSVGRRISREIKNGISEDNLDVLVT, encoded by the coding sequence TTGGGTAAAGTAAATAGAGACGAGATTTTAAGCATCCTCGATGAATATAATAAGGATGAAATTACTATAGCCACCCTGGGAAGTCACACCTCCCTACATATGTTGAAAGGAGCCAAAGATGAGGGTTTTCGTACAGCAGTGGTGTGTGAAAAAGGTAGAGAAGTTCCCTATCAGCGCTTTAGAGTGGCTGACGAATTCATTATGGTTGATCATTTTAAGGACATTGTTAACCAAGAAGTTCAAGAAGAGCTAAGGGATATGAATAGTATCATAATCCCTCATGGATCTTTTGTTGCTTATGCTGGTTTAGATCGTGTTGAAAATGATTTTGTGGTCCCCATGTTCGGAAACCGGGACATATTACGCTGGGAATCTGAAAGAGATTTGGAAAGGAAATTGATGGTTGAATCAGGTATCCGAATCCCCCAAAAATATCACGACCCTGCTGATATTGACCGCACAGTAATGGTGAAATTTCCTGGAGCAAGGGGAGGTCGAGGTTACTTTGTGGCATCATCAACTGAGGAATATCATGAAAAAATTGATACCATGCTCCAAAGAAACTGGATAGGAGAAGAAGATGTTGCTAAAGCCCACATTGAAGAATATGTTTCCGGATGCAATTATTGCATACATTTCTTCTATTCTGCTCTAAATGATGAAGTTGAAGTTTTAGGAATGGACAGCCGTTATGAATCCAATATTGACGGTTTATGCAGGATCCCTGCCAAAGATCAGCTGGATATTGGATTGGATCCCTCTTACGTTATTACAGGGAACCATCCCGTGGTTATGAGAGAATCCCTGCTGCCTCAAGTTTTTGATATTGGAGACAAATTGGTGGAAGGAGCTAAAAAGCTTGTTCCACCAGGAATGAACGGACCATTCTGCCTGCAGAGTCTGTGCAATGATGATTTAGAGATTATTGTCTTTGAAATGAGTGCACGTACTGATGGCGGATCCAACACCTTCATGCACACCTCATCCTACAGTTACCTCCTTTTCGGAGAATTGATGAGTGTTGGCCGAAGAATATCCCGTGAAATTAAAAACGGAATATCTGAAGACAACTTAGATGTTTTAGTAACCTAG
- the nuoE gene encoding NADH-quinone oxidoreductase subunit NuoE, which yields METSLQEILNSYQGVRSDLIPILQDIQSYFGYLPEESMKEVSQFTKVPESEIYGVASFYSQFRFTPRGKKHIMVCTGTACHVQGADKILEGIERHLEVEEGGVTLDLEYSLESVGCLGCCALAPCATVNQEIKSNISLKDIKRIFRKKRNKKKSS from the coding sequence ATGGAAACTAGTCTTCAGGAAATATTAAATTCATATCAGGGCGTTAGATCAGATTTAATTCCCATACTTCAGGATATTCAATCATACTTTGGTTATCTCCCTGAAGAATCAATGAAAGAAGTCTCTCAGTTTACTAAAGTTCCTGAAAGTGAAATATATGGTGTGGCCTCTTTCTATTCCCAGTTCAGATTCACTCCCCGTGGCAAAAAACATATTATGGTATGTACTGGGACTGCATGCCACGTGCAGGGAGCTGATAAGATTTTAGAAGGTATAGAAAGACATTTGGAAGTAGAAGAAGGTGGTGTTACCTTAGATCTTGAATACTCCCTCGAATCAGTTGGTTGTCTTGGTTGCTGTGCCCTGGCACCTTGTGCCACCGTAAATCAAGAAATAAAATCAAATATATCTTTAAAGGATATAAAAAGAATTTTTCGCAAAAAAAGGAACAAAAAAAAATCTTCCTGA
- a CDS encoding class I SAM-dependent methyltransferase family protein, whose product MKGKVIGDILVLKKNVEKPYEGDPQELLKIPGVNRVVRLGRIRGLQREPDVEVLVGEGTETIHRENHCLFKLDVSRIMWSKGNTTERKRMAQLVEDEETVVDLFAGIGYFTIPMAVHAKPRKIYAVEINPVAHAYLSENIQLNKVSDVVVPILGNCRDSAPRNVADRVLMGYIGNTDEYLDVAMEVLKDEGIIHYHESVPDKLKFKRPASRVKNAAKGYEVDILNQRVIKKYSPGVYHVVVDAKVRKS is encoded by the coding sequence ATGAAAGGTAAGGTAATAGGTGACATTCTGGTTTTGAAAAAAAATGTGGAAAAACCTTATGAGGGTGACCCTCAGGAACTTCTGAAAATCCCTGGAGTCAATCGTGTGGTGCGTTTAGGTAGAATTAGGGGGTTGCAAAGGGAACCTGATGTGGAAGTTCTGGTAGGTGAGGGAACAGAAACTATACATCGGGAAAACCACTGCCTGTTTAAACTGGATGTTTCCCGGATAATGTGGTCCAAGGGAAACACCACGGAAAGAAAGAGAATGGCCCAGTTGGTTGAAGACGAAGAGACAGTGGTGGATCTTTTTGCAGGGATAGGATACTTCACCATACCTATGGCAGTGCATGCCAAACCTCGAAAAATTTATGCAGTGGAAATAAATCCAGTGGCACACGCATACCTTTCAGAAAACATACAACTTAACAAGGTCTCTGATGTGGTGGTACCCATCCTTGGAAATTGCCGGGATTCAGCACCTCGAAATGTTGCAGATAGAGTTTTAATGGGATATATTGGAAACACAGACGAATATCTAGATGTGGCTATGGAAGTGCTTAAGGATGAGGGCATCATCCATTATCATGAATCTGTACCAGATAAACTGAAATTTAAAAGACCAGCTTCCAGGGTTAAAAATGCAGCCAAGGGGTATGAAGTGGATATTTTAAACCAGAGGGTTATAAAAAAATATTCTCCGGGGGTTTATCATGTGGTGGTGGATGCCAAGGTGCGTAAAAGTTAA